tcagacacttactagctgtatgaccctgggtaagtcacttaaccctgtgtgcctcaatttcttcttctgtaaaataagttggagaaggaaatggcaaactgttccaatatttttgccaagaataccccaaatggtgtcatggagagttggacacaactaaaatgactgaacaacaacaaactcctGTAAAAGAACTTTTAATTTACCATTCCAGTTCACCCAGTTAGTTGTATATGATCTTAattcatataattatatgatcTTAATTAGTTGCTACAAAGAATAGCATTTCACTAATTGAATAAGAAACTAAACCTAATTGAATGTACCACTCAATTAATTACCATTCCATCTACATAAAGACTATGCTCAAACCTTCCGTCTGTTTACTTATTAATGCAAGGAATCCTAAGTCTGTCTCATCTATTTACTTATATCTTAATGATGTTGGGCAAGTAAGCATTGAAAAGATAGTTGTGTTTAAATTAAATGCAATGTCTGTAGCAAAAGTTTTGACTatatgactacatatatatatttatacacagacATGACAGACatgtacacacgtgtgtatgtatacacaatatgtgtatataattggagtgcatatatatgtatagacacatatagacatataataTATCTATACATCCATacgtaaatatacatacacaccatatatatatgtatatgtatatatatatatacatatacatacatatatatatatatagctttgtAGATTGCAGATTTGCTATTGCAGAGTGTATTCCATACCTTAGGAGACAGTCTTAGGGAGTTGCTGTTCCTGAGAAATCCATACCTTGACAGCCATCTAGGTGATTAGGCCTTCCACATTGTGTTCAGTCCCTGATTTATCTCTGGGCTTTAGTCTAAACCTTTTCAGTTGGTGAGATCTGATATAACTTATAATGCACTGGTGTAGCCTGTGAGAATCTCAGGTCGCCTGCCTGCCACAATGAGGCCCCAGAATGAAACTTTAATGAAAGAGTCTTATAGATGAAGGCAGAAAATGTAGCAGGCTCTTGAATTTCATAGACCAACTCTCCCTTTAGGTTTATAATGATAACCAGAGTAAAATACATATACCAACCTGATCCTTTCCTTCCAGAATCACAGAAAGCTCTTATACATACTTAGCCATTTCCTCCCTTCCAAACCTCTATTAAGGAAAGTTAAATTTTACCCATTGGTGAGTGGTGGGAgtatcccttctattattttcagGAATGTCAGGCTTTAATACTGAAGTCATTGAATCAGGCTGTTTTAGCATTGAGTTGCATCATTCCTGACTCTTGGTAAGTTACATGAATAAAAAGTTCATCAGAACCATAACTGGAAATTTTGGTGCCTGGGGAAAATTCATTTGTGGGGGTGGGTGTCGCAGAGGATAGTTTCTTTGATCCCTTGTAATTGCACTGAGAGGAGATGGACCATCTCCTAGAGAGTTTGGACACAGATCAAATGAATTCTGACTCCACCCCTGAATTCATGGAAGGAAGCAAGGTGAGAGATGCAGCAAGCAAGGAATACAGGGGTAGAGAAAGTCAGGCCTCTGTACAGGGGCTAGACCCTGGGGTGATACAGTGTTGCACAAGTCCTGAAGATCAGAGGACCACCATGACTAAGAAGCCTGCCCCACCCTAGATCAGGCCAAAGCCCCAACTGCCCTCCTCTAGTTTTCATTCTAAAATTCAGTGTTCCAGGTAATGTGAGCAAAAAGTAGAATGTAGAATAATTACTGCTTCCATACCTTCCCTTCCTGGGTGATGCTGTTTtcttggaggaaagagaaagaaagaaaaacaatttagtaTCATCCTCATAAATGCATCCTCTCACTATTCAACATTTAGTGTTTGACTATCCACATATGATGTTCTCTTTGGCTAATCCTACTCTGCACTCTAGGACATGTCATTGGGGTAAAGTCGTGACTTTCCTTTAAGAGAGGGGTTCTGAACTTGGGGTCCACAGATTCATAACAGGCTTTGGCACAGATTTCATGgggctgtgtgaacttggatgagtaatataaatcttttttcttcttcaatataattggtttcttttattatcttttgcattttattttatgaacttAAAAACCTTATTTTGAGGAGTTCTTAGACTTCATTACACTGCCAAAATGGGTCTGTGACACCCCTCAAAAGTTCAGAATCCCTGGTTTAAGATTATGTATATGTAGCAACATTTTCCAAGACTTTAAATTGCGTGTGTGggtgaagaagagaggagagagagagagagaagaaaaaggtgaaagaagaggaagaaggaggaggagaaaggggaatgggaagggggaagagataaaggaagaaaaggggggaaggggaggggaaaagggtgagagtaaggggagagggaagtggaggaggaaagatgggaaaggggaaagggggaaaaagggaagggggaagaagaaacGGGGgaggaatacaaaggaaggcaagtgagagagggagagagaaagcataAAAGGGATCtgtgaaggaggggaagagagagactattagttttaaggtcctttcaataattcttttgcttttatattacaATAGTTCCCTTGAAAATGGTTCACATTCAATTTTATTCAAAGATATGCAGATTTCCTCAGAAGTGAACCTTAAGACACCTACATCACAGTTCTAGTGCTGGTTGGGACAGCTCTGCAAGTCAGTGGGAGTCCAGTTCTGGCTTCTCTTtccacccacccccaaccctACTAGGCACAACCTCTTCCAGATCATGGCCTTACCAGTGCATGGGACGTGGCTTCGGACGTGACTGCGGAGGTGACCGCGGGTGTGAATGCGGGGGTGACCGCGGGGGTGACCGCGAGTGTGAATGCGGGGGTGACCGCGGGGGTGACCGCGAGTGTGAATGCGGGGGTGACCGCGGGGGTGAATGGGGAGGGAAACTGACATCCTCTCCCTCGAGGAGGCGGCGGTAGGTGGCAATCTCCATCTCCAGGCGGGTCTTGATGTCGAGAAGTACGTTGTATTCCTCGTTCTGTCGTTCTGTGTCAGATCGGACTTGAATCAGCTGAGCCTCTATAGCGCTTATTAATGCTTGAATCTGAGCCAACCTCGAGCCGTAACGGGCTTCAGTCTCTTCCAGGGCGCGCTCTAAAGACTCTTTCTACATTTAACGGAGAAATACACGATTTAATCCAAGTAGCACACGCACCACTTTCAGGttgacaaaacacttttcgcactaTCAGCTGGTAAAGCAGATCGTGCAAGCatcattgtctccattttacagatgagcaaactgaggtccaaaaaaaGTTAATTCCctggtcacacaattaataattACCCTAGGTGGATTCTAATCCAGATCTTCTAACTCTTGCAAACATTTTCCTCCAAGCTGTGGGATCTATGTAGAGCTccgtggatagatttcagagggtctgTGAACTCCCATGGGGGGAAAATACATCTTTATATTCAGGAACCTCTAAATGAGACTTAGAACTTCCATCATTTATGAATGCAGACAACAAACCGCTGAGTGATTTTGTTGTCAACAGAAATTACAGATCTTTTCATGTCACATTATAGTTGGGGCAAATATCTCAAAATGCCATTTATCCTCATCACTACTTTGAAGTTACTGTAGTTATGACCACATTCCCAGATCACACATGACTGCAGTCTTTCGATCTACAGATGTTTGTGACATGACTGGCAAAATGTCAGGGTCTGTAGGTTTTACCAGACTTCCAAAAggatccatgacataaaaaaaatggTTAGGAACTCGTTTAAGAAGATTTGATTCATGaaatgaggatttttaaaaagtttactttttaaaaaagtttgatttaaaaactatttcaatTGTCAGTACtagtattaattattaattatttttaaaactaattttaaaataaatattcaaataattttaaaataactattttaaataatgagaataacttaaaataataaaacccTCTTTCCATTGGACAAATATAAAGATACAGGGCAGTATGCTAATACAAATCACTAAAATAATCATTAGAGACATTGTACCTATAAGCAATATTATGTTATACTATGATTGTGTCTTAAGAGATAGAGTGACATAGTGTTTAGagggctttggagtcaggaagacctgagctgagTTCTGACTCTGATATATGGTaagtgaccataggcaagtcacttaatctctcagtgcctcagataactctctaagactataaattataaatGAGTCATCTATGATAAGTGGCAGAGTGAACAGAAAACtagacttggaatctggaagactcatctttctgagttcaaatctagcctcggacATTTACTAGtcctgtgactctgggcaagtcacttaaccctgtttgcctcagtttcctcatctgtaaaaatgagttgggaCAGGCAATGActaactactctagtatctttgtcaagaaaaccccagatggggtcatgaagaatagaATACAAGAAATGATTGAACATCTATGATATACATCCTTAGTAGAGGAAATTTCCCTACCAGGTGTTTCCTGAACTAATGAAGTTATCAAGTTGAATTGTTCTCAATAATGTAGCTTGATATATACCATATATTGTATATCACCACATTAGTGTGctcatgcacacatgtgtgcacacacatgtatctctatgtagtatatattatatatactctatattatgtatgtatgtgtatatattggtTGGTCAttgttcattctcaaagaggactgaaaTGACATCAGCATGTTAgaatcaagttacagtgtgtccaactgtgtctgatcagatcaacatgagctcagaatgttctaccacaggttgggcacaaatagtccatgtgaacattggGGTGCATTGTCTAAatctgcatatatacacacacacacacacataatatgtatgtatatgtatgtgtgtagacatatatgtcgatatgtgtatatgaatatgtatgtgtattagaAGATATGAGTGGCAGCTAGGTAACAAAGTGAGTAAAACACCTGCccaagagtcaggagaacctgagttcaaatccaaccttagacaccgGACACACCtactctctgtgtgatcttggacaagtaacttaactccaattgccttgctttcccccctccaaaataAAAAGGTATGAGAGCCAGAATAGCGTaatggagagagagctggccttggagtcagaaagatctgggttcacattctACCTCTTACACATACCAGCTGGGTGATTGAGTGATAGACAAGTCTTTTAACTGCCAGGCAACTTTCACTCTCTAAGTTACAGAGGAGTTGCCagtctgcattggtggaagaaaTTTCCCTACTAGGAGTTATTCACATCAATGACTTAATAGGTCTGGAACAAAATCCACACAAAAAGGTCACTAGTATATGCCagattatgttatgttatatgaTATGATGTCAGATGTACTTTACCATGCTGTACTGGGTGTGGAGCTCTATCTCCATATTCTGATAGTTGCGTCTCAGCTCGGTCACTTGGGCCTCATTGGTCTTTATCTCATCGGTGCTCACTCGGACCACTACTTGCAGATCTTCAATCTAAAAGTCAAAaagcacaaagaaaaaaagtagtcATTTAAACTGCTTCCTCATTTGGGGACTATCTGAAAACGTGgtcttctttctcacccttttCTCAAACTGTTCTTTGGCTTCCTGAAGATTCTTCTGTGCCATGAGTTCATATTTCTGCCTCATTTCATTCATGATGGTTGCAAGGTCATGGCCGGGAGCAGCGTCCACTTCCACGTTGACAGTTTTACCCAATTGTCCTCGCAAGTTAGCAATGTCCTAAGAGAAATACATCTCCATCAATTTTGTTCTGAAGTTCATTCTCGCACTTCTAGCTAACTTCAGAAGATACCAGTGGCCTTATTGCATTGGcctgaaaactaaaaatggatcagaatgagagaaagagaagcatgatCAATCCCCATATCTCCTGGTGAGTGACAGTTCTGTTGGAAGGGCTCATAGGATCCCTGGGCTAAAGAGATGACTCTTTTCTTACCTCCTCATGGGCTTTTTTGAGGAAAGCCAATTCTTCAGTCAGACTCTCAATTTGTATCTCTAGGCCTGTCTTCTGTAGGGTGAGATCATCAAAGAGTTTACGGAGTCCCTGCAAATCAGCCTCCACAGACAATCTCATCCCATGCTCCGTTTCATACCTATCAAGTAAGTAGAGCTGTAGTGAGCAGTTATGGCAAATAGAGAAAGCAGCTTGTCCTTTTCTAAgacaaaggggaaggagagaggggaagaatatGGTGAAGAGAGATGCCAAGGACAGACTTCAGACCTTAAGGGACCCCAAAAGGGGAGGAAATACAGGGACATTGACCCATGGAGACCCTGGGAGACTGTGAGGTCATTGCTATGGAAGGAGGAAGGTGGGCATAGGCTAGAGAGGAGCACTTGCAGGGGGACAGGAGTAGGTCATatagtagcttcctattttaactaattatttttgctgATGAGCTTAGTGGTTTCTACCTGCTGAAGGAGTACAAGTGCACTCAATACCTTTGAACTTTTGGTACCCTGGGACAAAGATCTGCTTGCCTTGTCCTAGTTAAAGCTCTGAAAAAAACAGTGTCCTGCAAAGGTCTgttccttctttgtctattgtCTTTGTGTTAGGACTATAAAGTAATaaggcctttttctttttttggaagctGCCCAGTATCTATctgtatggtacagtggatagagggctggacctgaagtcagg
The DNA window shown above is from Notamacropus eugenii isolate mMacEug1 chromosome 2, mMacEug1.pri_v2, whole genome shotgun sequence and carries:
- the LOC140523057 gene encoding keratin, type I cytoskeletal 20-like, whose protein sequence is MDFSRRSFHRSSSSSSQISGPVVRKGTMQNIYAPSVYGGAGGQGIRISSTSHVTNSGGSLRGDFYVGNEKITMQNLNDRLASYLEKVRSLEQSNSHLEIHIRKWYEKNSPTLSRDYSAFFKTIEDLQNKIKDARLANARCVLQLDNSKLAAEDFRIKYETEHGMRLSVEADLQGLRKLFDDLTLQKTGLEIQIESLTEELAFLKKAHEEDIANLRGQLGKTVNVEVDAAPGHDLATIMNEMRQKYELMAQKNLQEAKEQFEKRIEDLQVVVRVSTDEIKTNEAQVTELRRNYQNMEIELHTQYSMKESLERALEETEARYGSRLAQIQALISAIEAQLIQVRSDTERQNEEYNVLLDIKTRLEMEIATYRRLLEGEDVSFPPHSPPRSPPHSHSRSPPRSPPHSHSRSPPRSPPHSHPRSPPQSRPKPRPMH